Proteins co-encoded in one Candidatus Abyssobacteria bacterium SURF_5 genomic window:
- a CDS encoding TGS domain-containing protein: protein MPANLTPEFLEAERAYKQAKTSSEKMECLERMLSTIPKHKGTEKMQADIKRRIAQLKDRMETERARKKGGVSLVVKREGAGKVALVGPPNTGKSQLLCSLTNARPEVAPYPYTTRMPVPAMMPYEDIFIQLVELPALSEEHYDTATGDNVRTADLVLVILDLASQDPLDQFHITRHIMERIKIRLSREGSGGTLEFGWVDKKTLAVANKSDLDEDEIIFSLMKEMWDSDIELLNVSAETGENLERLKSEIFKRLGIVRIYSKEPGKPKTTSPPFTMTAGSTLLEFAAHVHKDFAQNLKMAKVWGSSEFPGQSVSVDYVLADGDIVELHI from the coding sequence GTGCCTGCAAATCTAACCCCCGAATTTTTGGAAGCGGAACGGGCATATAAACAGGCTAAAACATCGAGTGAGAAGATGGAATGCCTGGAGCGAATGCTCAGCACGATTCCAAAGCATAAGGGAACCGAGAAAATGCAGGCGGATATCAAGCGCCGGATCGCCCAACTCAAGGACCGGATGGAAACCGAGCGTGCCCGCAAAAAGGGAGGCGTTTCGCTCGTCGTCAAGCGGGAGGGCGCAGGCAAAGTGGCGCTGGTCGGCCCGCCGAATACCGGTAAATCGCAGTTATTATGTTCGCTGACCAATGCGAGGCCCGAGGTCGCGCCATATCCTTACACAACACGAATGCCGGTCCCGGCGATGATGCCGTACGAGGACATATTTATTCAACTGGTTGAATTGCCTGCTCTCTCCGAGGAACATTACGATACGGCCACGGGCGATAATGTGAGAACCGCCGATTTGGTACTGGTTATCCTTGATCTCGCATCGCAGGATCCTCTCGATCAGTTCCATATCACGCGCCACATAATGGAAAGAATCAAGATCAGGCTTTCAAGGGAGGGTTCCGGCGGAACGCTGGAATTCGGTTGGGTCGACAAGAAAACTCTTGCCGTCGCCAATAAGAGCGATCTTGATGAAGACGAAATCATTTTTTCGCTCATGAAGGAGATGTGGGATTCCGATATCGAGCTGCTGAATGTATCTGCCGAGACGGGAGAGAATCTGGAACGTCTCAAATCCGAAATCTTCAAGCGGCTTGGCATCGTCCGCATCTATTCAAAGGAACCGGGCAAACCAAAGACAACCTCGCCTCCGTTCACTATGACAGCCGGAAGTACGCTTCTCGAATTCGCCGCGCACGTCCATAAGGATTTTGCGCAGAATCTGAAGATGGCCAAAGTGTGGGGAAGCTCCGAATTCCCCGGGCAGAGTGTTTCCGTCGATTATGTTCTGGCTGATGGCGACATTGTTGAACTACATATATGA
- a CDS encoding PAS domain S-box protein, translating into MCHRGHIAMENVDAAGRLGQCTVLSFGGWHTLCISPDRDSYIHRSVRGEHEGGMQIISSQRKILFFLALFMLGSMAVIALATKETLERSQNKALERFGRDQSDLARAAAASLEDALLLRIRLLGEVIRQLPSDLPAEKLPAFLQGIFDRGEGFFSVVYLLNNDGGVRYAYPAGAPVKAPDVFARTKARGVDLGIEITETGDLLVSARLVKDTNSILIAVLNKENLRENCLEKLSSRLARDLFILSADGRIVVRQSHRQASPDTTHKHEEVISLAGIHDEGGMVRIKQEDDSDFVAYAPAHLPGSRLFLGLRTPPAMVKGYLVEGSRFIIAMAGSRLIALTGCMFLFYFFNKQRLQAKQETLQLREEQKLLSRLEESEERYKTLVENLLSPVVIFQDDRIRFTNRMFTKLTHYSSEEVTAEGFDLLCLVHEDDRALVQENVARLLDEERLELPQEIRYVKKNGEIVVGLTLSSLVHFEGRRAVETVVIDITRMKRIEQELFEMRKRLQYLLDNAPIMIFSLDHEGKFSYANKETLRITGYKLDDWLNRSFAPIIHPDDLALAVAKFEEGRRGIPRRDYKLRIVNAAGNLRVLHIVADAIWEDNQFKGSLIIASDITEQQRLQQAIKETRDHLANIIENAGDAIITVDIIGNIVSWNKTAEQMFHFVEPFAFHKPLSSLLNTNSARMTKLIDRVTQGETIRDEEIECVCERTRVDTLFTFSPIRDAPGKVIGISCFAKDITERRNLENQLERDKEFIHQLIENANALIAAADEKGKIVIFNRLFEEVSGYTKEEALGQDPLELLIPKEYRESVAQKVGKIRGNKPLLEIEIPILSKDGRMLTVTWNAAAVNLPSGHAAVVVVGQDVSEQKKMQEELIQSKKLISIGELVSGVAHELNNPLTIIMGYSQLLISERELLEKHRVMANKVLDAATRSKRIVENLLAFARKKKLQKEQININEILESTLLLREHNLAVNNITLVRSYEENLPQVFADAHQLQQVFLNLINNAFDAMFEAHRGGTLEVKTFRKNETLFIEMTDTGPGVPESIQEKIFDPFFTTKEVGKGTGLGMSLSYGIIKEHGGRIYLDKTHQPGARFIIELPFTQHAQVLEAQASYM; encoded by the coding sequence ATGTGCCACAGGGGCCACATCGCAATGGAGAACGTTGACGCCGCGGGAAGGCTTGGGCAGTGCACGGTTTTATCATTCGGGGGATGGCATACTCTTTGCATAAGTCCTGATCGAGACAGCTATATCCACAGGTCTGTAAGGGGCGAGCATGAGGGCGGAATGCAGATAATCAGCAGCCAAAGAAAAATCTTGTTCTTTCTCGCGCTTTTCATGCTTGGCTCCATGGCCGTGATTGCCCTCGCCACGAAAGAGACACTCGAGCGCAGCCAAAACAAAGCGCTCGAACGCTTCGGCCGCGACCAGTCTGATCTGGCTCGGGCGGCAGCCGCCTCGCTGGAAGACGCTCTTTTACTGCGCATCCGGCTACTTGGCGAAGTCATCCGACAACTTCCTTCGGATCTACCGGCTGAGAAGCTCCCGGCATTCCTGCAGGGGATATTCGATCGAGGGGAGGGATTCTTCTCCGTCGTCTATCTCCTGAACAATGACGGCGGTGTCAGATATGCATATCCGGCCGGCGCCCCCGTAAAGGCCCCGGATGTATTCGCGCGGACTAAAGCGCGCGGCGTCGATTTGGGAATCGAAATCACTGAGACGGGTGACCTGCTCGTGTCGGCGCGGCTCGTGAAGGATACGAACTCAATTCTCATTGCAGTACTTAATAAAGAAAACCTGAGAGAGAATTGCCTCGAAAAACTGAGCAGCCGCCTCGCCCGTGATCTATTCATTTTGTCGGCCGACGGGAGGATCGTTGTCCGTCAGTCGCACCGGCAGGCATCTCCTGATACGACACACAAACATGAAGAGGTCATTTCTCTTGCAGGCATCCACGACGAGGGCGGAATGGTTAGAATAAAACAGGAGGATGATTCAGATTTTGTTGCATACGCGCCGGCTCACCTGCCGGGAAGCCGGCTCTTTCTTGGATTACGGACGCCCCCGGCCATGGTGAAGGGATACCTTGTGGAAGGCTCGCGCTTCATCATTGCTATGGCCGGATCGAGATTGATAGCTCTCACGGGATGTATGTTTCTTTTCTATTTTTTCAACAAGCAGCGCCTCCAGGCGAAACAAGAGACGCTTCAGCTCCGTGAAGAGCAGAAGCTCTTGAGCCGGCTGGAGGAGTCGGAAGAACGGTATAAGACGCTCGTGGAAAACCTGCTGAGCCCGGTTGTCATCTTTCAGGATGACAGAATCCGATTCACCAACCGCATGTTCACCAAGCTCACCCACTACTCATCCGAGGAGGTGACCGCCGAGGGATTCGACCTCCTCTGCCTGGTCCACGAGGATGATCGCGCGCTCGTGCAAGAGAATGTGGCGCGCCTTCTGGACGAAGAGCGCTTGGAATTGCCGCAGGAGATCAGATACGTGAAGAAGAACGGCGAGATCGTCGTTGGCTTGACGCTTTCATCGCTCGTTCATTTCGAGGGCAGGCGCGCCGTCGAAACGGTGGTTATAGATATCACGCGAATGAAGAGGATTGAACAAGAGCTGTTTGAAATGAGGAAGCGGTTGCAGTACCTCCTTGATAACGCGCCGATCATGATCTTTTCACTCGACCACGAGGGGAAATTTTCATACGCTAACAAGGAAACGCTCCGAATCACCGGTTACAAATTGGACGACTGGCTGAACAGATCGTTCGCCCCCATTATTCATCCGGACGACCTCGCGCTGGCTGTGGCGAAATTCGAAGAGGGCCGCAGGGGCATCCCGCGGCGCGACTACAAGCTGCGGATCGTGAATGCAGCGGGGAACCTGCGGGTTCTTCATATTGTCGCCGATGCCATCTGGGAAGACAATCAGTTCAAAGGATCGCTGATTATTGCAAGCGACATAACCGAGCAGCAACGCCTCCAGCAGGCGATTAAAGAGACTCGCGATCATCTCGCAAATATTATCGAGAATGCAGGCGACGCCATCATCACCGTAGACATCATCGGAAACATCGTTTCCTGGAACAAGACGGCCGAACAAATGTTCCATTTCGTTGAGCCGTTCGCCTTCCACAAGCCGCTCTCCTCGCTCTTGAACACCAATTCCGCACGGATGACAAAGCTGATCGACCGCGTGACGCAAGGAGAGACCATTCGGGATGAGGAAATCGAGTGCGTTTGCGAGAGAACCCGGGTGGATACGCTGTTTACATTCTCTCCCATCAGGGATGCGCCGGGCAAGGTTATCGGGATCTCTTGTTTTGCAAAGGATATAACCGAGCGGAGAAACCTTGAAAACCAGCTGGAGCGCGACAAGGAATTCATCCACCAACTCATTGAAAATGCTAACGCCCTTATTGCCGCCGCTGACGAAAAAGGGAAAATTGTCATCTTCAACAGACTGTTCGAAGAGGTATCCGGTTATACCAAAGAGGAGGCGCTGGGGCAGGATCCGCTCGAACTGCTCATCCCGAAGGAATATCGAGAATCGGTTGCTCAGAAGGTGGGCAAGATCCGCGGAAACAAACCGCTCTTGGAAATAGAGATCCCCATTCTCTCAAAGGATGGCCGCATGCTCACGGTCACCTGGAACGCCGCGGCTGTGAATTTGCCCTCGGGGCATGCTGCGGTTGTGGTGGTTGGCCAGGACGTGAGCGAACAGAAGAAGATGCAGGAGGAACTTATCCAGTCGAAGAAGCTGATTTCAATCGGCGAACTCGTTTCCGGGGTGGCTCATGAGCTGAATAATCCGCTCACTATCATTATGGGATATTCGCAACTCCTGATCTCCGAACGGGAACTCCTGGAAAAACATCGCGTAATGGCCAACAAGGTACTGGACGCCGCCACACGAAGCAAGCGGATAGTGGAGAACCTGCTGGCATTTGCGCGGAAAAAGAAGCTTCAGAAAGAGCAAATCAACATCAACGAAATCCTCGAAAGCACGCTGTTGCTGCGGGAGCACAACCTCGCGGTCAACAACATCACCCTTGTCAGGTCTTACGAGGAAAACCTCCCGCAGGTGTTTGCCGACGCCCACCAACTGCAGCAAGTGTTCTTGAATCTCATCAATAACGCTTTCGATGCCATGTTTGAGGCGCACCGGGGTGGAACGCTCGAGGTGAAAACCTTCAGAAAGAATGAAACGCTCTTCATCGAAATGACGGATACCGGACCCGGAGTACCGGAGTCTATTCAGGAGAAGATTTTCGACCCCTTCTTTACTACGAAGGAAGTCGGCAAGGGAACCGGATTGGGAATGAGCCTCAGCTACGGAATCATCAAGGAACACGGTGGCAGGATCTACCTTGACAAAACCCACCAGCCGGGCGCGCGGTTCATCATCGAACTCCCTTTCACCCAGCATGCGCAGGTACTCGAGGCGCAGGCTTCATATATGTAG